The genomic DNA TGTTGGCACTAACTTTATGAATAACATTAAATTGAAATGGATAGTCTTTAGCCCACGGTCGGCGTTCACTTGCTGCAACATAACGACCTTTCACTTAAGTTCAATAAATCTCGGAAAGTTTCAGCCCTGCTTTCCCAGTCATGAATTGCAAATGAAGCCGGCATTAACTCTATTCTATCAGAGGGTCAAATTAACCAGCTACATTATCCATTTGTCTAATAGGAAACGCCGCTGACAAAAAGAGGGGGAGCATTTTGTTTGATGCTTTTTCCATTAGCAGTCATTAGATCAAATGAGATGAAAACATCAGCTAGTGGCACCcttaaaaatgcaaacacacacacacacacacacacacacacacacacacactacacaaacacacacacacacacacacacacacacacacacacacacacacacacacacacacacacacacacacacacacacacacacacacacacacacacacttctatccACTTCAATTAGAGGCATCCATGATGGAAATCCTCAATTGGATAATTTATAAGCCAACTAAGTTGCAGTGACATCGAGGTTGTGATAACTAATGAACAGAGTGGAGGTGGGAGGGTTGGGGGGGTCAGACGGCCTGTGGAGGTGTTGGAGAAACTCACTGAAATTCATCATCATCTTGTTTAGTTGttcgtcctcctcttcctccctgcgAAAAAGCAAACACAGATTAACAGCCGTTCGAACCTGTATGAGCATAATATAGAGTATTTATACATACTATAGAATCTATGAGAACTAGGGCAGTgacatattttgttgttttggctcTGTACTGTATTGGATTCATATTAAACTATGGCCATGAAATAATGCTGACGCTAAATGTTTCTTCAGTACTGATTAATTCGTTTCTGTAATCTATCATTTAGTCTTTAAAATATCAGAATAAAGTGAAACATGCCTGTCACACTTTCCCAGAGTCGAAAGTGATGTCTTTAAACCACAAAATATTCAATTCACAGTGATAAAACTGAAAAATCACAATACATTTGAGAAGTTGTAAACAGTGGATAATTGCCTGATACATGATTTAAATATacaataaacatacatgtacatatgtacatatactgtatacataaaaTAACAGTTTTTAGCATTACTATGACGTTGCAGTGCTGATGTTCAGCTATAATTGTAAGGGTTTTACATCCACAGCAGCTGAAAAAGTGTAGGAACTGTAGCCCTTTTCCCCCAGTTTGATGCTGTCCTACAACTGTGGGGCTGTGTACACTCATTACAGACCCTAAAACCCTGAATTTTGTAATATTAACATATGtacagtgttttttatttaactagTACTGTTATCTGTCTAAACACAAGAAAATAATCCGTTGTATACAGTGGTGTTCTTAGGTGGAAAAATGGTGGGGTGACAACTACTGTACAGGTGACAATCCACCTGAGCACATACCTGTTCTGCGTAACGTTAGCTATGTTTACCCAATTGTTTCGCGTTTTGTCCTGCTGCTTTCATGTTTGGTTATCCTTTTAGAAAGACGCTTGAGATTTTGAAAGCCTGTTTTTGACCAGGTCCCATCCACtcggaataacacacacaggaagcaaaagaaaaataaattcttCAGAGGGCAGACTTTTAAATTTGTGTTGTAGAAGATAATCTACATTGTTCAAGCTGAACAAAATTACTACCAGCGTGAATGACGACAACACGCATATAGCCAATAAAATTGCAACGGGGAAACAGGCAATCAGCCCCACATGGCATCAAGTTGTGCCATCCACCTTTTGAGTGCATAAACACCATTTTAAAACTATTATATCCAGCCACTGACCTTATATTTGTAGAATAATGGTAAATAACAGCAGAAAAGTATATTTTATACAAATTATATTAATTTCTAAGTTACTCAGTACCACTAAAATCACACTGCCATGCCAGCAGTTGGGGACTCTTCTCCTCTACTGTATTTGTATACACACCTGAGTCTGTCCTCATCCAGACCCTCTATAATAGCGTTTCTGTCGTTGACGATCTCCACCAGTTTGGCCATCAGCTGCTCTTCTCTCTCACGGTCCCTGGCTGTTTTCAGATGTTCtgctcaaacacaaacacattttaatctcATCGGTTTcattttttgtcttgttttaaatgtgttaccCCCCAAACTCTCACCTGGTTTTTCCATCAGTTTCCTGAGCTCCTGCTCAACACTGGGCTGCTCTTCCTCCAGGTCCTGGGTTTTTCCACtacacataaaaacaacattcaaataTACTATTGTATATGTTACTACCGCCTGGAATTGTATGTctcgagtttttttttttgacaaatttaGTTTTGcctcaattatatatatatatatatatatatattcatatgaGCTATGCGGTTATTATACCATCACATTTTCTGtgagatgcagttgaaagctctGGCATTTAGCTATTACATACACTGAGTTAAGATTATTTTGCCAAACTACTACACCCAAGGTCAAGaataaaaattatattttgagtgccactaaaaacagcaaAATCATCAGTATGTTGTCACCAGTAATGAAGACGATTGTAGCCTAAAGTCATCACTAGCAGGGAATTACATTTGCCATGTTATGTGTTATGTGACAAAGatgaacacatttttacaaatgttatCCAACCTTTTCCAAACATTTGCTTGTGatattccattaaaaaaaattgtgtaatTTTTGACTTGAATTCTTGTACCTGAAGCCTACTTAACATAAATTGCCATAATTATGAAAAACATACCAAATGTATTTGACATGACCACAGCTAACAGTGATTCTATAAATAGTACACGTAACATAGTTACATAGTGCTTTTCTATGTTAGCGGACAAAGGGATTCACattttgcctcttttttttggtctccactaactcctgagggaaatatctggctctttagctgctcaatgcttcactatgttcaccagctagtcactaactttTTCAGTCACAGGgcgtaaaaacaaaacaaggagcTTAAAGACACTAACACACTCGGGTGTGAGGCAGGCAATAATTCTCCGTGGGTTTGTCACCATGAGCGACCCCTGTCACATTACAAAtggtcatttgatccattgttaacaTAAACATTGATTGAtgattgattagtgcagctttaaatgggCATAACTCAGCAGTCATGAGCTCAGTGTGCCCACTGTTAAGATATTTTCCAAAAATCCCCatgatttgtattttattgcaaATCTGGAATCAAATACAGACAACTttcttaatatttttttgtttagagGTAGAGGTTGAACATTCATTTATGGAAGGAATAACTGCAGCACATGTGTGCTGTTAAGCAGCATCCTGCTTTACACTGCAACCAGTGGGAGGGTGAGCTGTCTTGTTCCAGGACACCTTGCTgtgggatggaggagggaggacacTGGGAATTCAAACTGTCAACCTTCTGGCCACAAGTCTGTTTCACTAATCGCTAAATAGTGGCATGCCTCTTctcagagtgtgtttgtgtgtatgtgcgtgtgtgtactcACATGTAGACCAGTTCAGACTCCCGGCGCATGGCCACCTGCTTGTTCCTGATCAAGTTGAACCACTCGACCATGAGCTCATCCATGAGAGAATCATCTTCACCCTctgacacatacaaacacaaacacacaaagttaATTACTCTCCTTCCTCTTAATCTGCCTCTCTTTTTACTGACTGAAGAGGAGGCTCATACagtacgcgtgtgtgtgtgtgtgtgtgtgttaatctcaccttcttcactgctGCGGAGCCTCACTTCCAGCTCCACCCCCCTCTTCTCCCACTCGTTCAAATTATCTTCAATCTCCTGCAGTTCCTTCATGATGTCCTCTTTAAGAATGTAGCCCGGCTTCGTCTACAGAtgttacacatatacacaaatattaaatgaaagACGTCAACCAAAACATAGGTAAGGAGCACAGATGAACATAACATTGTGATCCCAGAGCATTTACTAAATGACATCCTTACTGTACATCTTAGTGTGGAGGAAAAggcagtaaaagaaaaatataaatgagtgaaaaaatgttttcttttcctccaatcagtaaattaaataaatgaaacctaATTTATTGTATACATCTATAGGTCTTTGACTAGCTCGTTTTATTTGTCAGCTACATGGTTTTCCTATTGTTTTGGTACTCATTTAATCACTTTtagctttagctagctaacattgttaacgttagcttgctgcCTAAAATACTTTAGCTACTGTTACAAGAGTTCATACTGCGAAGCTGCAGCTCATTttgaatgaaaaagaaaaaaataattcaaaaggcattacatttaaaatgatatGATACAATCTAAGGCAAACATATTTTCTATTTAATGGTTcagtacctttgacttttttgactctGGCTTGGTGCCATTTGCAGTTGGGTCTCTCTGACCATTCAGGAatcctgaaaaagaaaatagataataagaaaaatagaTATAAAGAAAGTTAGGAATGATGACAGGGGAGGGAGGAAACCCCTAAGATGTCTGATTCATATATATAGGCAGTCTTTAAGAAGACCATTTGTGCTAGAAACATTGTGATGTCCACGTAGAATAAAAGAGGAATTGGGAACAAGATAGGGATATGCAGGTATGTTTTATGTCCAAATCGCATTTAAACAGAACAACATTACAACACTGGTGACCATGTTACCCTTTGCTGCAGGTGGAGTGACAGAAACGCTCGGGCTGGGCAGACGAGAGGAGGGAGAAGGCCCGACAGACAGCTCTGAAGTCTGAGGCTTTCCAGCTCCATTAGCCCATGCTTTAGGGGAGGACTGGGTGGGACCAGCAGGtctgtggatggatggaggatgagcagaaaagagaaaaagagagacataaTTCAATTAATGGCCATTTATCTGCTCCCACAAGTAGTCCCCGTTCTGTCTTGCCGCAACCCTTAGTTTTGATTCATGAGAGTGGGAGGAAAGGTCATCTGGGGGAAAAGAACTCAGAGCACTGAGCATATGTTGCACCACGGAGGACTCTGCTCAGTCCTGACACCATTTGGGGCTCACATGCATGTGGCGGAAGAGGAGAGACTGAAAGCTCTGACTACAAATGATGGGCGAGCCATTTGGAGGAGCAGCAGGTACAGGCTTCCTGTGGGAGGAAAGGTTGGATAGATGGATGAAAGACAGAAtcaaaggatggatggatgaaagacAGCATCCAAAggttggatagatggatggatagatagacagGAGGACATtaggagagaaaagagatgcTGATATGCTGTGAGCCTGCCCACGTACAGATACTCCCTGGCAAGGGCAGGGCAAGGAATTAACCAGAAACATAAAATATAGAGGCAACACAGAACAAAcgtcaataaaataaaagtcttaCTTGGAGATGGGTTTAAGCTTCAACCTCCAGTCTGCAGGAGAGTCCTTGTTTTCTGATGCTgctgagaaaaaagaaatcaagcaaAACTTTAGTTTTTCACTTTCaggtagggctgctcgattatggaaaaaatcctaaatcacgattattttggtgaatattaaaatcacagtTCACTCATTGGATTTTGGAAAGATggtgcaattattgaacttaaaaaacagtgaaacaaattaacagtgaaaacaccgtGAACTGTTCCCGCTGGacttttttgacaaaataagaataagaaaaaaaatgtacttgcaaaacttaatgtgcaaaataatctttatttattttatttttttattctgtttttgtgatcattaggagccaAAAAGCCGAAAAtgttgattaattgcacagccctactttCAGGTTTATTTCCTGCATCACACCAGAGTCCCATCCACTACCCAATCTCTGTTcctattattttatgttttgttatagAGAGATTTGCCACCAAAAGCAGGTCAAATCCAggggaagaaaaatgtaaaaggtcCACATTAAGTGCAAACTGCTGTTAACAGTAACTCTTATTCAGCACCCTGAAAATAATCACCAGAGGAACAAGGAGCTTCTGCGTGTCATTAAAGCATCAATGAAGTCTCTCAGTCATGAATGTGTTGAGAAAGCttgagagatatatatatatatatatatatatatatatatatatatatatatatatatatatatatatatatatatatatatatatatatatatattttaatatagtaGCCTATTTACAGAAGAAGAACATGaactagtaagtggacctttgaGCTTAGATTACACACATCTGAAAAACTGTTGACACCTTGAACTGCAAACAAGGcatgtttttaatttctgtatttatttattttaagattttaatgtTTGCAAAATGTTCCCAGAGCCTTGAAAACAAGTTTCATGTTGACGTCATATCTGTGTAAAGTATATGGAACAATCACTTTGTGCATAACTGGTCcttatttttcacaatttgaGAATTTTGTTTGGTGGCCTACTTTGTTTGAATCTTTCATGAGGGATCATACCATCATGAAAGACCATATTAGGTTATTCTTCTACCAATATCTGCTGTCTAAATTTATGACTCTGGGTAAGGTGATTGAAGTATTTGTTTAAGGCATATGACAAGTTTATTGGATAACATTTTCAACCATATTGCTCAGCCCTATATTCTCTGTACAACAAGCACTTTCacatagggctgtgcaattaatcaaaatttaatcgtgattatgatttcggctcccaatgatcacaaagccagaataatcgagaaaaacaatgatttagctcattacgttttgcaagttaactcttattttctcttgtgttctgaatgaaaaaaattaagtttaaataggaaaagtattaaggcaaatttCAGTTGGATGtggttttttttactgttgatttatttaacttttccaaattttttaagtttaataattgcaacatctttccagaagtcaacgagtaatcgtgttaaattatcTTGATTTCAATACTGACtgaaataatcgtgattatatttttttccataatcgagcagccctactttCTCATATATTATACCACACATAAATGAGCGTTTCTCACACAAACGTGTATTATACCAGGCTAAACTACTCTGTGTACAGTTATTAAAGTGTGTGAGTTTAACCTGAGGTGTTGGGTGATTCATTGCCGGGCTTTGAGGCGCCTTTGTCTGGGGTTTTTGCCACAAGTCCACTCCTGTCGGCCGGGCTCGGAGTCCGGGTGTCTGTCGGAGTCTGCAGGTCAGCGAGGATCGACGGGTCTGCTTTCAGCTTCATTCTCACTCTGAcaccctctgtctccctctttgGAGTCTCGACTTGAGAAGGTCTGATTGGAGGTGACGTGTTATTAAATGCTAGAATTCACCAGTAGAGGTCAGGCTGAAGCAGGGTATTATAAAGTCTAGTCATATGTTAGTGAGTGTAGCAGTGTGTGGTTAGATTACTTACTTGTCAGTTTTCTTGAGCGCTACACTCGTCCACAATGGCTtactgttgttattgttgttctcCTCAGTCAGTTTTTTGGATATGAAGGCAGCTGCTGATGCTTTCGTCTTTGTATCTCCACCTATACCAGCTGTTTTAGCTCTCTCCCCACCTGTGTCCAATCTCACATTCGCTTCTTTTCTACCCAAACCGCCACCATTCACAACAACAGTCTGACCAGCTGTGGCCTCCTTTACCTTACCGGTCACATTTGGCCCTTTATTTATGACAATGTTGGTGGTTGTAGTCTTTTTCTCTTTATCGTTAGCGGTGCTATCCGATTGGAAGAAATTGAGCTTGGACTGTAGTGTCTTTGCCGCCGTGGTTGAGGTACGAGGAGCAGCAGTGGGCCCGGTGTTGATAGAAGTGGTTGTTGTAGTGAAGGTAGATTCACAAGTAGTCCGTGAAGCCGTGGGTTTGGAGACAACACATGTCTGACTCTCCTTAGCAGCGGAAGAGAGACTTGAAGCAGGCCGGGCAGGAGACGGGGAAGAAAAAGTGGTGCAGAAGCTGGGAGGGGTGCTGGGTTTATCCGTCAGCCATGTTGGTCCCAGTCTGGAGGGTGCCTGGTTTGGAGGAGTTGTGTTGGCTTTAGGGGAGTCTGCTAAAGGAGGGAATCTAGAAACAGGGGTGTTTGTGGGTAAGCCTCGGAGAGGTGCAGTTGGGTTTGTAGGCGTCAATAACCTGAAAGACAGAAAGCACAACACATATCATTGTTACAAGTACAAAATTCTTCCCACACATGGCTCCCaccgctggccaatcagagatCCTGTTAGTGCAGTTGGAGCTTGAATGCAAACCCCTTAACCAGGCCCATAGACAGGGGGGGTTGGGGTGGTTCGAAAGAACCCCCCCTCACCACTAAAGGTCCATAAtttaagtctgttttttttttgttaattttactaaacaagtgtctttttaaataatgacGGCCAATccccccaaaataaaaatgatctaTATCCTTAACTGAAGCCCTGATCTTGATAAAAGCACCACTTCTGTGAATGTGTTAACTGGCACGCGACAATCTAACGTCTAATGTATCAACAATCCATGCAACTAACTTTTATGCACTCATTGCAAAATCTGTGAGGCCAAGGacatcaaaatgaagcatttgaacctcataattaaatacaaaatgaggaaaaactgcaaaaaagtCCATGTTTCAAAAAactaacataacataactacAGTTTTATGAATTCTGGATGATGCCAGATATGTGTGTAATACTTGGATCCCCACAGTCTGTCGAGGTCAGGAAGAATAAAATAGAACTTACATACAGCCAAGAGTTGATTTCTGATTTCGAAGGCACCGATTTTTCACAGATTTTATATTTCCGCCTCATCTACAGGGCAGAAATCTTTGATTTTCTCTTAAACCAGGCAAGGAAATGTCATTGCAATAAGTCAGAACCAGAGTTACTTACAACTCACCAAAGTGCATTCAATTATTCTTTAAATTAAAGCGATCATGAAATGGAAACTGTAAATGTTACACAAATGGACTATGACATGGAATATAATAAGCAGGGCACACTGCTACTAGCATATCATACGCAATCTCCAACTAAACTGTCGGCGAgcaagttgcattatgggtaatATAGGCGGAAAATTACGACAAGAAAGAACATGTCTGCTTCCGCTGCATCGATTTTGATCCTTTTTTTGTCCGAAAATAATACAATATCAGTGGATTACACTTTTTATGCATCATTTAAATGCAAATTTCATTAATCAATGTATAGTTGTTTTTTAGATTTACCAATGAattcactttttttactttgattttaattaaaaactgaaaatgtctaTAATTGTTCTGGTGGCACACTCTAGACTCCACAGATTATAAGGATCAGTTATGattaaattaatttccttgGGTTCTTACTTTGCACAGTTTCTGTGATAGAGCTTCCCATCCACTAGATGTCGCTGCACCAGGTGAACGTGATTGTTGCAGGTCACACATTTGTTACTCAGGGTGCCTGTCTGATGGGATTTCTCAACCACAACATCCTAGAAAAGGGgaaaagagagtgagaggggtTTCATGAGGTGGAAatgaaaactttatttatactgaCTGTAACTTATCTAATGCAAGTGGGTTTCTTTTGTAACAGCAGTTTGGTAGAACAACAGaactttgtctttgtgtttggcTTTGCAAACATCCACATTTCTCTGATCAGAAAAGTATTCAGGCAGCAAAGGTTACCTTTGTGGCATTTCTGGTTTGTTTTGGGGAAGGAGAGGGCCGGGTGATgttggaggaggggggagggctGTTCTCTCTGGCCGGTTTGGAAGAGGGAAACACCTTCGCCGCCACCGGCTGGTTCTTCTTCCCAGACGGTTCATCTGTGGGGCCGTCTGCTGGGCGCTTTATACCTCCCATACCACCAACTGCACCGAACACATaataaacagagacacacagtcagatGAGACAGGAAGAAGGGAACAAAGGCAGAGACGGACACTGTGAGACACCGATACTCACTCGGGGAGCGTCCATGGAAGTAGTTGTAGTACTGGGACACGTATGTCAGGATACTGAGGCGGTCAGGAACCCTAAGAGCCACCATGTCTTCTGCATCCAACAGCGCTGGAATTCCCAACTTCTCCTCTGCAACCTTGAACGCCTGCAAATAACATTACAACAATAACTTTATCCAACAAGACAGAAGAAGCTCAGGGTGGATTTTTAGCATCTAGGCCAAAGATGGAAATAGACCAATACATCACATAAAAAGCAGAACTGACTGACTTTGTGAGACCTCAATGAAAAACTTGGGAGACGCTCTGCATCTTAACACACTTTGCACAAGAGCTTTGCTACTTGATGTTAGTATTCACATGCATGTTTGGGACTGTGAGATCAAACGACAGAGAGAGGTTTGGCCAAAATCTGTGTGTTTTGAAACTGAAGAAGGCAAGAGtccaaatacattttcattgaattttttgtatttcactAATTGAGTACTTGATATTGGATTGAATGCCCATCCTACCTATGGATGTGGATATGTGTTTAAAATGAACGTTTTCTATCATCTACGTCTTGTTTTTAGCGTGTCCTGAAAAACTTCCCTTTGTTCAAATGGCAGAAATCTGACTACAGATTGAATCTTCACCTTATGTGTTTAGAGAGAAAGTGAGTCAGGAATTTCTAAACTAGATTCCAtggaagcagaaaaaaaacaacaacaagcagAGGCAGGCCGACAAGCACCAGAGGCATGACTTAATCAGTAATCAGATAATCAAGAGAGCCATAAAAACACTGTTTACTTTGCTGTGCACTTTAATCTCTTACAGGTTATTGTTGTATTTAACCAATCTGTTCCTACAGATTTGTTTCAGTTACAATCCTGAATGATGTCAAATGATGGCTGCTAATTTAAGCTTTTATTTGATATATTTCACTTTAAAGAGTTAAAATTTGTGATGTTGAGCTTTTTTCAGTCCCAGTGCTCAGAGTCCAGTGATGAAGCTGCGGGtagaaagtaaaagtaaaaaaaagcaataaagcaaTGTGCCCAGACTGAAACACTCTGTATTTGGCAAAGgcttctccctcctctctgtttGACGTTTTTGAAAATTCCCTGTTACCTAACATGAAGTGGTGCTGATGCAATATGCAGAGCCAACACGCACGTAAAAGCAATGTATGGCTGCAAGTAACAATTACTTTAATTAGCAATTCAAAAATCAATTATTTTTGGAATGAATGtctaatattttaaataaatcttgctttgtttacatccatgtttactaGATTGTCGTCTTCTTCACTGGCTTTGTTGACTGGGGCTGGGTATCATTCCGAAAAttgccgataccaataccgtgacttcgataccggttcctaaactttttttgataccaattttataaaacaaaaacaaattacaacattacggcacaaatctttttatttttcagctcctactacgtgagccccgtctctgtgcatAATGTAGAGTTGttcctgcctgtctctgtcaatgacggggttatccgtttgtaaagtgtctatgtgtcagttttgaaattagcacttcgccagcaagcagtactttatgtgcagttgtgctaaagtttgcttgctaacataacagaaactgtctctctctctttcatcggaaatggcagagtttcaCGATTGACCCTGCGGAAACCACACACCCCCTAGCGttctggcggtgaaatgcaccgcaaTGCAAAGAAACGCGTTCAACCCCGAcacagaactccgaaagggtcacaaTGCCGTAGGAGCGACaccgtagctacggcgtggagttgacgcagaagcataaaacagccttaatgTCTAATCATTAGTGCACAACAGGGACCCACTCATAGACATACAGCTCCATATTGCTACTCAAGGTCTAAAACTCCACAGGGAAACTTTAAGTCAGTAGGATTGATCCTCTGGggatcatgaatgtctgtagaTCTACTGCACTAAAACCCTGTGTGTATTTAGGAAACACGAGTTTGTCtgaacaaaaaaatggaaaacattCAGAGGTCAAAATGCAGAATGTAAACATGTCTTACAAGTTTGTTGTTCTCATAAACATCTTCCTTCTTCAGTGAGTCAAAATTGCTGCAACAGAGGAGAAACAAAATGAGTAACAAAACACTTGTGATCCAACTTCCCTTCCTCATTCATTTGTTTACAAGCAGCCTAGACCAACAACATGTGTTCTTTAGTCATGCAGAGCCCTTCACATCAACATCATGACATTGACAGTGTGACTGATCAATTCACTACATGGCCGCTGTGGTGACACATGATCTCATGACATTTCCTCATACAACTGAAACAGAAAGCTCATCGTGTATTCATAAAAGGCATGGAAGTGTCTATATTCAGTGAACCGAAGCAAAGCCTTTAACCAATGGTTAGTGCTTTAGCTCATGTAAACATGAAATATGTTGCCACTCTGGTCTGGCTGCAAGGAAAAAGTGGAAAGGAAAGAACTGGAACAGCTGTGACTCTTCTTAAAATGAAACTACTTCCTGTTTGCCATAAGGGATTCACTGGAACAAAACCAGGTGTGAAGGTCTCTGTGTGAAACTGGCCAAAGCTCAACTGGAGATGGTGAGTCAAGTCTTTGTAATATTTAAGCCTAATGTTGACAGATCTATTTCGGAACATTGTGTGCCAACAGACTTTACAGCTGTC from Sander vitreus isolate 19-12246 chromosome 2, sanVit1, whole genome shotgun sequence includes the following:
- the LOC144533958 gene encoding MICAL-like protein 2 — encoded protein: MSAVKALQQWCRVRCEGYRDVSITNMTTSFRDGMAFCALIHKHRPELINFDSLKKEDVYENNKLAFKVAEEKLGIPALLDAEDMVALRVPDRLSILTYVSQYYNYFHGRSPIGGMGGIKRPADGPTDEPSGKKNQPVAAKVFPSSKPARENSPPPSSNITRPSPSPKQTRNATKDVVVEKSHQTGTLSNKCVTCNNHVHLVQRHLVDGKLYHRNCAKLLTPTNPTAPLRGLPTNTPVSRFPPLADSPKANTTPPNQAPSRLGPTWLTDKPSTPPSFCTTFSSPSPARPASSLSSAAKESQTCVVSKPTASRTTCESTFTTTTTSINTGPTAAPRTSTTAAKTLQSKLNFFQSDSTANDKEKKTTTTNIVINKGPNVTGKVKEATAGQTVVVNGGGLGRKEANVRLDTGGERAKTAGIGGDTKTKASAAAFISKKLTEENNNNNSKPLWTSVALKKTDKPSQVETPKRETEGVRVRMKLKADPSILADLQTPTDTRTPSPADRSGLVAKTPDKGASKPGNESPNTSASENKDSPADWRLKLKPISKPAGPTQSSPKAWANGAGKPQTSELSVGPSPSSRLPSPSVSVTPPAAKGFLNGQRDPTANGTKPESKKSKTKPGYILKEDIMKELQEIEDNLNEWEKRGVELEVRLRSSEEEGEDDSLMDELMVEWFNLIRNKQVAMRRESELVYIGKTQDLEEEQPSVEQELRKLMEKPEHLKTARDREREEQLMAKLVEIVNDRNAIIEGLDEDRLREEEEDEQLNKMMMNFTNIKKDKPKKKSPMSKLFGWGNKKEG